One segment of candidate division WOR-3 bacterium DNA contains the following:
- a CDS encoding HEAT repeat domain-containing protein — protein sequence MENDIGAIFNVLKYGSEKEKKTIYIKFGTDEKLLGEFLKNVTSSDYLDRITIAKAAAYVQSKKMLGPVMGLLSDENKYVRQAACDALGEMEYKEAVPYLTKEMYSDESYIVWTRAAVALYKLGEDKGVKMLVENYNFTEPMKTEPAVTEALRELKIDPATFKGKKEKCFVVTACEGENSDTVLCLSRWRDDFLIKTLCGRTFVSLYNIVGPPVAKTIEKSDVLRTVARKTLIRPLFYVVSRYLANDDRHSEAS from the coding sequence ATGGAAAATGATATCGGCGCTATCTTCAACGTACTCAAATACGGATCCGAAAAAGAAAAAAAAACTATATACATAAAATTCGGAACGGATGAAAAACTGCTGGGCGAGTTTCTCAAGAACGTGACAAGCTCGGATTATCTCGACAGGATTACGATAGCAAAAGCCGCTGCCTACGTTCAGTCGAAAAAAATGCTCGGACCAGTCATGGGCCTTTTGAGCGATGAAAACAAATACGTCAGGCAGGCCGCATGCGACGCGCTCGGAGAAATGGAATACAAGGAGGCGGTTCCTTATCTAACAAAAGAAATGTATTCCGACGAATCGTATATAGTGTGGACGAGAGCCGCAGTGGCTCTCTATAAACTCGGCGAAGACAAGGGCGTAAAAATGCTCGTCGAAAATTACAATTTCACTGAACCTATGAAAACAGAACCGGCAGTAACGGAAGCGCTCAGAGAACTCAAGATAGACCCGGCTACGTTCAAAGGAAAAAAGGAAAAATGTTTTGTAGTCACTGCCTGCGAGGGTGAGAATTCAGACACTGTTTTATGCCTTTCAAGATGGCGGGATGATTTTCTGATAAAAACTTTATGTGGGAGAACTTTTGTTTCATTATACAACATTGTGGGCCCTCCGGTCGCCAAAACTATTGAGAAATCTGATGTTCTCAGAACAGTGGCGAGAAAAACACTTATCCGGCCCTTATTTTATGTAGTATCGAGATATTTAGCCAATGACGACAGGCATTCTGAGGCATCTTAA